GACGACCTTGAAGGGCGATTGCAGGGTGAAAGTACTGGTCAGATGCTTTCCGGCCCAGTCGACAGATTTCGCAAATTGCTCGCAGCCCGCGGGATCGAGGCTCGCCCGCTGCCAGACCTCGTCGATGTCTCGGACGCAGCGTGGGCCATGGCTCTCGAAATGTTGCTCGGTGCCCATAGAGAGGCGCTTCTGGTCCCGGCTGGACATCTCGTTGAGGCCTTTGGGATTCTCTATGAGAACCGCCGCGAACTCAGCCAGTGTCGTCTGATCGATGTGCGCAAAACGGCGCGCTGGCAATCGCGCTTGCCGGAAAATTCAATCGCAAGCCTGATCGTGACCGAAGACGAGGATGCGCGTGTTTACATCGAGAGGCAGGTCGGACGCTTCCTCATGGCCGAAACGGAAGCCGATCTGGAGAGGCTGGATCAGGCAGTGACCCGTCGCGGCAAGATGACCGCCGGAATGTCTTTGCGTGTTTATCGAGACATAGTCCCCATTCTTGGCAAGACGGCTCAGCTCCGGGCACTCGAAACCGCGCGCACAGAGTATCAGGATCTTTCGTCGGTTCACCGGCGTACACGCGCCGCGCGCGATGCCTTGAACACTGCGCGCGGGGCTATTGCGGACATTCTTGAGGCCCCAAAGGATGAGCTTGCCGACGCCTTGGGGCGGCTGGCGGAGGCAGCCGCGCAGCTACGTGGAACACAGCAGGCCAAGGCGCAGTTGTCGTCTCCGGAATCGATGAAGCTCAACGCAGAGATTTCAAATCTTCAGAATGACATCACCAGATACAGGAAAGAGATACAGGAAGAGGTCGAGGTCGAGATCAATCGCATACAAAAACTGGATGTTGACCTGCAGGTCAAGTTGGGCCGCGCCAGGCAGGACGAGGCCAAGAATGCTACCGAAGTGACAGTCGCACAAGAACGCGAAAAGACCGATCCCATCGCAAGGCTACTGGAGCTCCTTACAGATGAAGAGCGTCTCGAAGCGGCAAGCGGCCGGATCGCCGTCGTTGCCCAGTTTCAGCCGGAGGCGCGCGATCCTGCTGCGTTGCTCGCTGACCTGGCGGCTAAGGCGAGGCGGGAGGCCGAGCCCATGCAGAAGTTGGCAGAGGACAGTGTTCGCCGAGGGCGCAGTGGATACCAATCCTTCATTCAGGAATATGTCGGACAGGCGCCACTGGCGGACCCCGACGATGTGGCCATACTGCAATGGTGTATGTTCAAGGAGCGTCAACTTGAGCAGGACGAACTCAGACAATATCGTGAGCAGTTCGAACAGGCTCGCCTCCAGATGGAGGCCGATCTAACCGAAGGTTTGATCAACCGCCTTTCCGACAAGTTCCAGAAAGCAAAAGCCCAGATTGACCGCCTGAACCGAAGTCTCGCAGGTCGGACATTTACGGGCCAGACATATGTATTCCATTATCGCCTGAATGAGGCGCTCAAGTCGATCCATGCGCTTGCCGAGGCCATCGCCAATGACCCGCGCCGCGGACTCGCTGTCCTTCAGGATGACACACTCGATCCAAAAGTCAGGGCAGGATTTCGCGATCTTGAACGCCGGTTGTCGGATGATGAGCGCGTCAAAGAGCTCCGTGACTACCGGCAGTTTTTCGATTTCGATGTGCTTATGCGCAACGAACGCGGTGGAGAGACAACCCTGAGCAAACGAGCAGTGACCGGATCAGGGGGACAGAAGCAGGCGCCTTATTACGTTGCTGTCGGCGCAGCAATGGCTGCAGCCTATTATCCCAAATCAGCTCATGAAGAACCGGACGGTTTCGGACTAGTGGTTTTCGACGAGGCTTTCAACAATCTTGACGCCCCCAATACCCGTGCCTTGCTCAACTTCTTCAGAGACATGCATCTACAGGTGCTTGTTGCGGCCCCGGACAAGGTGCGAGCAATGTTCCTTGAAAATGCAGATACAATCGTCTCGGTGAACCGACGCCCAGACAATCAGGAGCCAATCGTGGTTGTGACCCATCCATCCGTGCGGGCACGAGAGGCGCTGGCCGCCCTCAACCCGGTCAACCTCGGGGTCAATCACTTTCGCGAGATCGAGCTGGCTGTAGCGCCATGAAAAGGTTAGCCAGCGCCCTTCTCATCCTGAGGCGGCTCTTGGATCGTCACGAGCGTGCTACCTCAGCGCGCAAGATCATCGAGCGGCCCTCCCAGACATTCGAAAACCCTTCAGATCTGAAGGCTATGGTGGAACTGTTGATCGAGGCGGAACAGGCGGGGGCCATTGCACTGGGTTGGGATCGCGATGCTCCACATCTCATCGACCGCGTCACCCTCGTCGATCCCGAGCCTCTTTATCGCTTCACTGGACGAAGCGCGAGAAGCGAGATTCTGGCGACGGCCGTCCGGCGGCTGAACGAAGCCGAAGCGGTCACACAATCCGCACAAGCAATGGCACAGGATTTTGTCGCAGCCTGGTCAGAAGGACGACGTTTTATCGGGCTCGACGTTGAAGATCTCGACCAAGTCCTTGGTCTGCTGCGCGCCACAGATGCCGCTTTCACCGAACTTCCGCCAGACATTCCCTTGCGTACCCGGTCATCCCGCCTTCTAGGGGATAGCAAGGCGCTAGAAAAATCGCTTCCGATGCTGATCGCCTATCTTCGGCACAGTGGGATGATCGATGGGGAATGGCCCCGAGACAAGGTTCTGGAGCACCTAGGCCTTGGCAAATATGCACTTCCTGTCTTCGTAGCGGGGTCAGTGCTGATCGCAGGCACGGATGTCGGATGCTGGCCATATGCTGGCGTCCCGCCGGAACTTGTCGTGGAAGTCATTCCTTCAACTTCGATCCGTTCGATCCTGACAATCGAAAATCTGGAAAGCTTCAACCGGCACGTGCGGCTTTGCCGTGAGCCTGGCGATGTGGTTGTCTACACTGGTGGCTTTCCATCATCAGCCGTCCTCACACTCCTTCAAGCACTGCTAGGGCAGGTTGACGTGCCGCTGCACCACTGGGGCGACATTGACCCCGGGGGCATAAGGATTGGGCGCCATCTCGAAACTACGCTTGGCAGCCACGTCATTCCTCATCTTATGCATGCAAAATTGGCTCGAGACCGAGGAACGGTCCCGGAGAATGCACAGGGCGTGCCGCAATTGCCGAAGGCCTCGGCATTCAGTGAATTGGCGGACTACCTTAGAGAGCCTGATGCTCGATGGCTTGAGCAAGAGGTTATCGACCCTCAAAAAACTGCATGTGTGTTGATTGCCACTGAGATGTGACCCGGGGTTTCCATTGAGAATTGACCCGGGTGGGTATGGGTCATGTGCTGCCGCTGGCGGGCAGGTTCAAGATGCTGGCTTCTCCTTTTTGACTCTGGGTGCAGCAGTGCTGGCGCGGAAGCGGAAGCTGTCGTTCCCGGTTTCCAGGATGTGGCAGTGATGAGTAAGTCGATCGAGCAGCGCGGTGGTCATCTTGGCGTCGCCGAACACGCCGGACCATTCGCTGAAGCTCAGGTTGGTAGTGATGATGACGCTGGTGCGCGCGTACAGCTTACTGAGCAGATGGAAGCCCGCCCGATCCGCCTCTTCAGAGCAGGCCCTTGGCCTTGAGGTCCGCGGCAAACATGGCGAGGGGCATCACCAAGGTGAGAGGCCTGCTCTGCAGGGGTTCTGCGCCATAGCTCGCATACCAGTCGGCCGCGCGCTCATTCTTGGCATCGATGATGAGCAGCACGCCGCCGGCCTCGTCCGAAATCCTGAGACAGCGCAGAGCGACCGCCGCAAGAAGCTGCCCACCCAGCCCCTC
The Novosphingobium terrae DNA segment above includes these coding regions:
- a CDS encoding Wadjet anti-phage system protein JetD domain-containing protein encodes the protein MKRLASALLILRRLLDRHERATSARKIIERPSQTFENPSDLKAMVELLIEAEQAGAIALGWDRDAPHLIDRVTLVDPEPLYRFTGRSARSEILATAVRRLNEAEAVTQSAQAMAQDFVAAWSEGRRFIGLDVEDLDQVLGLLRATDAAFTELPPDIPLRTRSSRLLGDSKALEKSLPMLIAYLRHSGMIDGEWPRDKVLEHLGLGKYALPVFVAGSVLIAGTDVGCWPYAGVPPELVVEVIPSTSIRSILTIENLESFNRHVRLCREPGDVVVYTGGFPSSAVLTLLQALLGQVDVPLHHWGDIDPGGIRIGRHLETTLGSHVIPHLMHAKLARDRGTVPENAQGVPQLPKASAFSELADYLREPDARWLEQEVIDPQKTACVLIATEM
- a CDS encoding SbcC/MukB-like Walker B domain-containing protein, translating into MHQLERLVLCNWGRLAPQDIPVRGMTAILGPTGAGKSTLVDAIQLIVTGSNSRYYDLNKSTGGKNARSIRDYCLGADDHVDPEAPARQSADSLLAMSFRDRLSGKAISIGLIYSADRAESGETVRARFVARDYAITIDDFVELRATEHEEHRVIPRAARLIERLKELCPGVRLHASGISYVDDYLHAMRPRGSAPHSTQVLRNFKESIAFQPIDDPTKFVRRHILEEDDIEVEALKGSIARYRFLEAEVKRREEQLTQIAEARRRMQVWAQYQIRHNLQLFTAASAERRRLEIEIERIEAQRVSLAEDLAKEVHVKRYHEQAIQQIGEDILRLKALLAEAPIASQIRGLDAELQAATVMRNAAGTVATRRIALLGKLALLAEHSERVPLTVIDGVRAVVELIELARGRPQDALLSIDDRLAELERRIFRVTEADAHFGRQIEVLDRQIDEERKRLDDLEGRLQGESTGQMLSGPVDRFRKLLAARGIEARPLPDLVDVSDAAWAMALEMLLGAHREALLVPAGHLVEAFGILYENRRELSQCRLIDVRKTARWQSRLPENSIASLIVTEDEDARVYIERQVGRFLMAETEADLERLDQAVTRRGKMTAGMSLRVYRDIVPILGKTAQLRALETARTEYQDLSSVHRRTRAARDALNTARGAIADILEAPKDELADALGRLAEAAAQLRGTQQAKAQLSSPESMKLNAEISNLQNDITRYRKEIQEEVEVEINRIQKLDVDLQVKLGRARQDEAKNATEVTVAQEREKTDPIARLLELLTDEERLEAASGRIAVVAQFQPEARDPAALLADLAAKARREAEPMQKLAEDSVRRGRSGYQSFIQEYVGQAPLADPDDVAILQWCMFKERQLEQDELRQYREQFEQARLQMEADLTEGLINRLSDKFQKAKAQIDRLNRSLAGRTFTGQTYVFHYRLNEALKSIHALAEAIANDPRRGLAVLQDDTLDPKVRAGFRDLERRLSDDERVKELRDYRQFFDFDVLMRNERGGETTLSKRAVTGSGGQKQAPYYVAVGAAMAAAYYPKSAHEEPDGFGLVVFDEAFNNLDAPNTRALLNFFRDMHLQVLVAAPDKVRAMFLENADTIVSVNRRPDNQEPIVVVTHPSVRAREALAALNPVNLGVNHFREIELAVAP